From Cinclus cinclus chromosome 2, bCinCin1.1, whole genome shotgun sequence, one genomic window encodes:
- the LATS2 gene encoding serine/threonine-protein kinase LATS2 isoform X2, whose amino-acid sequence MRPKTFPATTYSGNSRQRLQEIREGLKQPSKSSGQGLPIGAGSETSLDPKILIGKDAARQQQMRQTPKFGPYQKALREIRYSLLPFANESSTTAAVEVNRQMLQELVNAGCDQEMAVRALKQTGSRSIEAALEYISKMSYLDPRNEQIVRVIKQTSPGKGIVPNNVTRRPSFEGSNESFPSYHQISNAAYEGTGFGAEGANMLTEVPRPYMDYLISTSQSSAMTAPVQRPSGVGTHSTPTSHQQKVYPANMESSVINYPVANHSSQALQLQASHGCNSQHYSRQHMMVQGEPMGYGVQRSPSFQNKMQQEGGYANLPNKGAVVQNNTGHAFQQAPASLYISHSHHKQTSPSSHQMHVISRGPAFANDFSDSPPQNLLTPSRNSLNVDLYDMNNPQVQQWQAATPSRRDSLQNPGIETSPRQHVSFRPEATVPSRTNSFNNHQQQPQVTVSMRQVPPGKADPSITSPNTITAVTSAHILQPVKSMRVMRPEPQTAVGPSHPGWLPAQAPTVDGLEIMEQHVPPPGAANAYQLDVDYGNQELRCPPPPYPKHLLLPGTSEQFDINCLCMGVEQTLRVVPSSTSNKVEENSERNDKSSKSTKAEKPSKDKKQIQTSPVPVRKNGKDEEKRESRIKSYSPFAFKFYMEQHVENVIKTYQQKINRRLQLEQEMAKAGLCEAEQEQMRKILYQKESNYNRLKRAKMDKSMFVKIKTLGIGAFGEVCLACKVDTHALYAMKTLRKKDVLNRNQVAHVKAERDILAEADNEWVVKLYYSFQDKDNLYFVMDYIPGGDMMSLLIRMEVFPERLARFYIAELTLAIESVHKMGFIHRDIKPDNILIDLDGHIKLTDFGLCTGFRWTHNSKYYQKGSHIRQDSMEPSDLWDDVSNCRCGDRLKTLEQRAKKQHQRCLAHSLVGTPNYIAPEVLLRKGYTQLCDWWSVGVILFEMLVGQPPFLAPTPTETQLKVINWESTLHIPSQIKLSPEATDLITKLCCAAEDRLGRNGADDIKAHSFFHSMDFSTDIRRQPAPYVPKISHPMDTSNFDPVEEESPWNDASGDSTRTWDPLASSNSKHTEHAFYEFTFRRFFDDNGYPFRYPKPSAMEVCQSEKSDVEDKGVVDQNGACQPVYV is encoded by the exons GAGATGGCTGTTCGAGCACTGAAGCAGACAGGGAGCAGAAGTATTGAGGCAGCCCTGGAGTACATCAGCAAGATGAGCTACTTGGATCCTAGAAACGAGCAGATAGTACGTGTAATTAAGCAAACCTCACCAG GAAAGGGTATTGTGCCAAATAATGTAACCCGCAGGCCAAGCTTTGAAGGATCAAATGAATCTTTTCCGTCCTACCATCAGATCAGTAATGCAGCCTATGAAGGGACAGGCTTTGGAGCAGAAGGTGCAAATATGCTTACTGAGGTTCCAAGGCCATACATGGACTATTTAATCTCCACTTCCCAGTCTTCAGCTATGACTGCTCCTGTACAGCGACCCTCTGGAGTAGGCACTCACAGCACACCAACGAGCCATCAGCAGAAAGTTTACCCTGCAAATATGGAGTCTTCTGTGATTAATTATCCAGTGGCTAATCACAGCAGTCAGGCCTTGCAGCTGCAGGCATCCCATGGCTGCAACAGCCAACATTACAGCAGGCAGCACATGATGGTGCAGGGGGAACCTATGGGATATGGTGTTCAGCGGAGTCCCTCCTTCCAAAACAAGATGCAGCAGGAGGGGGGATATGCCAATCTCCCAAATAAAGGGGCAGTTGTTCAGAACAACACTGGTCATGCATTTCAGCAGGCACCAGCAAGCCTGTATATCTCACATTCTCATCACAAACAGACAAGTCCTTCTTCTCATCAAATGCATGTGATATCCAGAGGTCCAGCCTTTGCTAATGATTTTTCAGACAGTCCACCACAAAATCTATTAACTCCATCTAGAAATAGCCTAAACGTGGACCTCTATGACATGAATAATCCTCAAGTTCAGCAGTGGCAGGCAGCAACACCATCACGCAGAGATTCTTTACAAAACCCAGGAATAGAAACATCTCCACGGCAACACGTATCCTTCAGACCTGAAGCCACAGTGCCCAGCAGAACAAACTCCTTCAAtaaccaccagcagcagccgCAGGTGACAGTGTCTATGAGACAGGTTCCTCCAGGAAAAGCCGATCCTTCCATTACATCTCCAAACACAATCACGGCAGTCACATCTGCTCATATCCTCCAGCCAGTGAAGAGCATGCGAGTGATGCGACCAGAGCCTCAGACTGCAGTGGGACCTTCCCATCCTGGGtggctgcctgcacaggcacCAACTGTGGATGGCTTGGAGATCATGGAGCAGCATGTGCCACCGCCTGGAGCAGCTAATGCCTATCAGCTAGATGTAGATTATGGTAACCAGGAACTGCGGTGTCCACCCCCGCCCTATCCCAAGCATTTGTTACTTCCTGGCACCTCTGAGCAGTTTGATATCAACTGCTTGTGCATGGGCGTGGAGCAGACTCTGCGTGTGGTCCCCAGTTCAACAAGCAACAAGGTTGAGGAGAACAGTGAGCGAAATGATAAAAGCAGCAAGAGCACTAAAGCTGAAAAACCAAGCAAAGATAAAAAGCAAATTCAGACGTCTCCAGTGCCTGTGCGAAAAAATGGCAAAGATGAGGAAAAGCGAGAATCCCGAATAAAGAGCTACTCACCTTTTGCCTTCAAGTTCTACATGGAGCAACATGTAGAGAACGTCATAAAGACCTACCAGCAGAAAATTAACAGAAGGTTACAACTGGAGCAAGAAATGGCAAAA gCAGGCCTCTGTGAAGCAGAACAGGAACAAATGAGGAAAATTCTCTACCAGAAGGAGTCCAACTACAACAGACTTAAAAGGGCCAAAATGGACAAATCTATGTTTGTGAAAATCAAGACTCTGGGTATTGGTGCGTTTGGAGAAGTGTGCCTGGCCTGCAAAGTGGACACCCATGCCCTGTATGCCATGAAGACTCTGCGAAAGAAAGATGTGCTGAACCGGAATCAGGTGGCTCACGTCAAAGCAGAGAGGGACATACTTGCTGAGGCAGACAATGAGTGGGTGGTTAAACTCTATTATTCCTTCCAAGATAAAGACAATCTGTACTTTGTGATGGACTACATCCCTGGTGGGGATATGATGAGCCTGCTGATTCGGATGGAGGTCTTCCCAGAGCGTTTGGCTAGATTTTATATTGCAGAGCTCACTTTGGCCATAGAGAGTGTGCACAAAATGGGATTTATTCATCGAGACATCAAGCCTGACAACATTCTGATAGACCTTGATGGGCATATCAAACTGACTGACTTTGGACTGTGTACTGGATTCAGGTGGACTCACAATTCAAAATACTATCAGAAAG GGAGCCATATCAGACAagacagcatggagcccagtGATCTTTGGGATGATGTGTCCAACTGTCGATGTGGAGATAGGCTGAAGACATTGGAACAAAGAGCTAAGAAGCAGCACCAGAGATGTCTGGCCCACTCGTTAGTTGGAACCCCTAATTACATTGCTCCTGAAGTCCTGCTTCGTAAAG GATACACTCAGCTCTGTGACTGGTGGAGTGTTGGTGTGATCCTCTTTGAGATGTTAGTGGGACAGCCTCCTTTCCTGGCTCCTACACCCACAGAAACCCAGCTGAAG GTGATAAATTGGGAAAGCACACTGCACATTCCCTCACAGATCAAGCTGAGCCCTGAGGCAACTGATCTGATCAcaaagctctgctgtgctgctgaggacAGGCTTGGAAGAAATGGAGCAGATGATATTAAAGCCCATTCTTTCTTTCACTCTATGGACTTCTCTACCGATATCCGTAGGCAGCCAGCACCCTATGTTCCAAAGATCAGCCATCCAATGGACACTTCAAATTTTGATCCAGTTGAAGAAGAAAGTCCTTGGAATGATGCTAGTGGTGACAGCACCAGGACCTGGGATCCACTAGCCTCCTCCAACAGCAAACACACAGAACACGCTTTTTATGAGTTTACTTTCCGAAGATTCTTTGATGACAACGGGTATCCGTTCAGGTATCCCAAACCTTCTGCAATGGAAGTTTGCCAGTCTGAGAAGTCTGATGTAGAAGACAAAGGTGTGGTGGATCAGAATGGAGCTTGTCAGCCTGTATATGTGTAA